Proteins encoded together in one Lachnospiraceae bacterium JLR.KK008 window:
- a CDS encoding AEC family transporter translates to MDFLYVFSKMAELFLIIVIGYLTCKRGIFGKEARIQVTKLVLNVAIPGITLSSVLNQDSLPDASQILGLFAVALSSYFVLVLAAFVVPRLIGASRQQRGIYQFMVTFANVGFIGYPVTQAIFGDRAVFYTCVFNLPFNFLVYSIGAIFIQKSAALSAGKDGDTMERAAISLKTFLTPCLISAVLAILLAFTGWKAPAMIGETCEMLGNITTPAALMIIGSSLAEMPVREMFSNGRVYLFAAFRLLLLPLLVYVIYRNFVTDTLLLGVCVIISAMPVATNGTMLCLQYKADEKLMAQGTFITTLASMVTIPLLAMLFQ, encoded by the coding sequence ATGGATTTTTTATATGTTTTCAGTAAGATGGCGGAGCTTTTTCTGATTATCGTCATCGGTTATCTCACATGTAAACGGGGTATTTTCGGAAAAGAAGCGCGGATTCAGGTGACGAAACTGGTGCTGAATGTGGCAATTCCCGGCATTACGCTCTCGTCGGTCCTCAATCAGGACAGTCTGCCGGATGCGTCACAGATATTGGGACTGTTTGCAGTGGCTCTTTCCAGCTATTTTGTATTGGTGCTGGCAGCATTTGTCGTACCGCGGCTGATCGGAGCCAGCAGGCAGCAAAGGGGCATCTATCAGTTTATGGTAACATTTGCCAATGTCGGTTTTATCGGTTATCCGGTCACACAGGCAATTTTCGGAGACAGAGCCGTATTTTATACGTGTGTGTTTAATCTGCCGTTTAATTTTCTCGTCTATTCGATCGGCGCTATTTTTATTCAGAAGAGCGCGGCACTATCGGCCGGAAAGGATGGCGATACGATGGAGAGAGCCGCAATCTCGCTGAAAACCTTTCTGACACCCTGTCTGATTTCAGCGGTACTTGCTATTTTACTTGCTTTTACCGGCTGGAAGGCTCCGGCCATGATCGGAGAAACATGTGAAATGCTCGGCAATATCACGACGCCGGCAGCATTGATGATTATCGGTTCCTCCCTGGCGGAGATGCCTGTCCGGGAAATGTTCAGCAATGGCAGAGTCTATCTGTTTGCAGCCTTCCGGCTGCTTCTCCTTCCCCTGCTTGTCTATGTCATTTACCGAAACTTTGTGACGGATACGCTGCTTCTGGGCGTATGTGTAATCATCTCTGCCATGCCGGTGGCAACGAACGGAACAATGCTCTGTCTTCAGTATAAAGCTGACGAGAAACTGATGGCACAGGGGACCTTTATCACCACACTGGCGTCAATGGTGACGATTCCTCTGCTGGCGATGCTGTTTCAGTAA
- a CDS encoding sugar-binding protein yields the protein MKKKLLGVLLSAAMVATLLVGCGGSEPAATEPAAEENAPAAGDEAAADEAADADAGEAAASGTGKIGISMPTQSLERWNRDGAYLDEQFKAAGFETVLTYSDNDSGRQVNDIQNMLADGVDLLVVAAIDGEALNTAMNEAAEAGVRVIAYDRLIMNDAVSYYVSFDNYTVGKLQGQFVVDTLDLENAGDKVYNMEFTAGDPADNNAGYFFNGAYDTLKPYIDAGTLNIVSGQTDFDSVATDQWNTDTALERAQNVLSSYYADGTQLDVWLCSNDSTALGVAQAITSDYAGSNSVLITGQDGDEANLKNIVDGVQTMTVYKNVSNESIVTLALAKAMMAGDTIDESLIPSFGIDCAFDTESYETSAGNKCPSFLLVPSVITKDNLQDLVDTGLYTMGDDGYLSATN from the coding sequence ATGAAAAAGAAATTACTTGGCGTTTTATTAAGCGCTGCAATGGTTGCAACACTTCTGGTTGGCTGCGGCGGTTCCGAACCGGCTGCAACAGAGCCGGCAGCGGAAGAGAATGCTCCGGCAGCAGGCGATGAGGCAGCAGCGGATGAGGCGGCTGACGCTGATGCAGGCGAGGCAGCAGCTTCCGGCACAGGCAAGATCGGTATCTCCATGCCGACACAGTCTCTTGAGAGATGGAACCGTGACGGTGCATATCTTGACGAGCAGTTTAAGGCAGCAGGATTTGAGACTGTTCTTACTTACTCGGACAATGACTCCGGAAGACAGGTAAACGATATTCAGAACATGCTCGCTGACGGCGTAGATCTGCTCGTTGTGGCAGCTATCGATGGCGAGGCACTCAATACGGCAATGAATGAGGCTGCTGAAGCCGGTGTCAGAGTCATTGCCTATGACCGTCTGATCATGAACGATGCGGTTTCCTATTATGTATCTTTCGATAACTATACGGTTGGTAAACTTCAAGGTCAGTTTGTTGTAGATACGCTTGATCTTGAGAACGCCGGCGATAAAGTATACAACATGGAGTTTACGGCAGGTGATCCGGCTGACAACAATGCAGGTTATTTCTTCAACGGTGCGTATGACACACTGAAACCTTATATTGACGCAGGCACTCTGAATATTGTATCCGGCCAGACAGATTTCGACTCCGTGGCAACCGATCAGTGGAATACGGATACGGCTCTTGAGAGAGCACAGAACGTTCTTTCTTCTTACTATGCAGACGGTACACAGCTTGACGTATGGCTTTGCTCCAATGACTCTACGGCTCTCGGTGTAGCTCAGGCGATTACATCCGACTATGCAGGCTCCAACTCCGTACTGATCACAGGTCAGGATGGTGACGAAGCAAACCTGAAGAACATTGTTGACGGCGTTCAGACGATGACAGTTTACAAAAATGTCAGCAATGAGTCCATCGTTACTCTGGCTCTTGCAAAGGCAATGATGGCAGGGGATACGATTGACGAATCTCTGATTCCGTCCTTCGGCATTGACTGTGCGTTTGATACAGAGTCTTATGAGACTTCCGCAGGCAATAAGTGCCCGTCCTTCCTGCTCGTACCGAGCGTGATCACAAAAGACAATCTGCAGGATCTGGTTGATACCGGCCTGTACACAATGGGTGATGACGGTTATCTTTCTGCAACAAACTAA
- a CDS encoding histidine kinase: protein MRKMFHRIRGLFSFSLQGKITSIYILTNLLVCLVNIILIAGIDRMSNELELVYEDNLHLNELSTALEDVQDSMTDYLNAKTSESLEEYYRNAQNFQTLIEQLDDEVTGNSFARMKRNIKHMSGQYLEITDQTIEAKRGRNVEKYRVRYESATQLYGYIDTYIYSLNNEQFKYNSENYNTLVHAFRLFELVGVGVMLIVMIANVCIIIKLVSAMIGPLKTLAGSADEVANGNFEIGLLEVRARDEIGVVTRAFNKMIVSIRQYIERIRHSMEVERVMKENELMMEAHLKDAQLKYLQAQINPHFLFNTLNAGAQLAMMEGADKTYQYVQNMAEFFRYNVKKGDETATIQEEIELVDNYLYILNVRFSGDIHYEKNIDQTLLHVKMPSMILQPIVENCVNHGIREMAGEGRIQIAVYQTDDMACISVRDNGVGMSREKIGKVLSGACREEGLTSGSNGIGMDNVIARMKLFTERDDVMSIVSEGEGKGTEVILYLRIREREEDNV, encoded by the coding sequence ATGAGAAAGATGTTCCATAGAATACGCGGCTTATTCAGCTTTTCCCTGCAGGGAAAGATTACAAGTATCTATATTTTGACGAATCTGCTTGTCTGCCTCGTCAATATCATTCTGATTGCGGGGATTGACCGCATGTCAAATGAGCTGGAACTTGTCTATGAAGATAACCTGCATCTGAATGAGCTGTCTACAGCGCTGGAGGATGTGCAGGACAGTATGACGGACTATCTGAACGCGAAGACGAGCGAATCGCTGGAAGAATACTACAGAAATGCACAAAACTTTCAGACGCTGATCGAACAACTGGACGATGAGGTTACGGGAAATTCCTTCGCCCGGATGAAGCGGAATATCAAACATATGTCCGGTCAGTATCTTGAGATCACAGATCAAACGATAGAGGCGAAGCGGGGCAGAAATGTGGAGAAATACCGAGTCCGTTATGAGAGCGCCACACAGCTGTACGGATATATTGATACCTATATCTATAGCCTGAACAATGAGCAGTTTAAATATAATTCCGAGAATTACAATACACTCGTACATGCGTTCCGTCTGTTTGAACTGGTCGGTGTGGGTGTGATGCTGATCGTCATGATCGCCAATGTATGTATCATTATCAAGCTGGTGAGCGCGATGATCGGCCCGCTGAAGACGCTGGCCGGATCGGCGGACGAAGTGGCCAACGGCAACTTTGAGATCGGGCTTCTGGAAGTGAGGGCCAGAGATGAGATCGGTGTGGTTACAAGAGCTTTCAACAAGATGATCGTCAGCATCCGGCAATATATTGAGCGTATCCGCCACAGCATGGAAGTGGAACGGGTGATGAAAGAGAACGAGCTGATGATGGAGGCACATTTAAAAGATGCTCAGCTGAAATATCTTCAGGCGCAGATCAATCCGCATTTTCTGTTTAACACACTCAATGCAGGCGCCCAGCTTGCGATGATGGAAGGCGCGGACAAGACTTATCAGTATGTACAGAACATGGCGGAGTTTTTCCGCTATAATGTAAAAAAAGGCGATGAGACGGCGACCATTCAGGAAGAGATCGAGCTGGTGGACAATTATCTCTATATCTTAAATGTGCGTTTTTCCGGAGATATTCACTATGAAAAAAATATCGATCAGACATTGTTGCATGTAAAAATGCCGAGCATGATCCTGCAGCCCATTGTGGAGAACTGTGTCAACCATGGGATCCGCGAGATGGCCGGAGAAGGCAGAATCCAGATTGCAGTTTATCAAACGGATGATATGGCCTGCATCAGTGTCCGCGATAACGGTGTCGGAATGAGCAGAGAGAAGATCGGCAAGGTTTTGAGCGGCGCGTGCCGGGAAGAGGGACTGACGTCCGGATCCAATGGTATCGGTATGGATAATGTAATCGCCAGAATGAAACTTTTTACTGAGCGGGACGATGTGATGTCGATCGTCAGCGAAGGGGAAGGCAAAGGCACGGAAGTGATCCTTTATCTGCGGATCAGAGAACGGGAGGAAGACAATGTATAA
- a CDS encoding substrate-binding domain-containing protein, translated as MKRVIAVCLLMLCLLPMLAACASVDNGQSEHALEEEKKLQIGMSFDSFVIERWQRDRDVFVSTAKELGAEVNVQNANGSLEEQKKQIEYFIEKEVDVIVIICIDSDGLKDSVAKAKEAGIRVIAYDRLITDANVDLYISFDNARVGGMMAEALIDNGLAGGCVLMLGGSPADSNVPLVEGEFKRIMDENDVNILDSIHADGWLAEVGAEYIYDHMDIVAETDAIMCGNDDIASRVVPALAEKRLAGEILVVGQDADLEACQRIVEGTQVMTVYKPVEKLAQRAAECAVALARGEEVTGADMTMIDNGAYRIPYVGLEPVSVTEDNINEVIINSGFHLKEDVYLNVPSKMPK; from the coding sequence ATGAAAAGAGTGATCGCTGTCTGTCTGCTAATGCTCTGCCTGCTGCCTATGCTCGCCGCCTGTGCCAGTGTGGATAACGGACAAAGCGAGCATGCGCTCGAGGAAGAGAAAAAATTGCAGATCGGTATGAGCTTTGACTCTTTTGTTATTGAGAGATGGCAGAGAGACAGAGATGTGTTTGTGTCCACGGCCAAAGAGCTGGGAGCCGAGGTCAATGTGCAGAATGCCAATGGCAGTCTGGAGGAACAGAAGAAGCAGATCGAATACTTTATCGAGAAAGAGGTCGATGTGATTGTTATTATCTGCATCGATTCCGATGGATTAAAAGATTCTGTCGCCAAGGCGAAGGAAGCGGGCATCCGGGTGATCGCGTATGACCGTCTGATCACAGATGCGAATGTTGATCTTTACATATCGTTTGATAATGCCAGAGTCGGGGGAATGATGGCGGAGGCGCTGATCGACAATGGCCTGGCCGGCGGCTGTGTGCTGATGCTCGGCGGTTCCCCCGCAGACAGCAATGTACCTTTGGTAGAGGGGGAATTTAAAAGAATCATGGACGAGAATGACGTGAATATCCTCGATTCGATCCATGCGGACGGCTGGCTGGCGGAAGTAGGCGCAGAATATATTTATGATCATATGGATATTGTTGCAGAGACGGATGCTATTATGTGCGGAAATGATGACATTGCGAGCCGGGTAGTGCCCGCACTGGCGGAAAAGAGATTGGCCGGAGAAATATTGGTAGTGGGGCAGGACGCGGACCTGGAGGCATGTCAGCGGATCGTGGAAGGAACGCAGGTGATGACTGTATACAAACCGGTGGAGAAACTTGCGCAGCGGGCTGCGGAATGTGCGGTTGCGCTGGCGCGGGGAGAGGAAGTCACGGGTGCGGACATGACGATGATCGACAATGGAGCATACCGGATTCCTTATGTGGGATTGGAGCCGGTGAGTGTGACGGAGGATAATATTAATGAAGTGATCATTAACAGCGGCTTTCATCTGAAAGAAGATGTTTATCTGAATGTGCCAAGCAAGATGCCAAAATAG
- a CDS encoding sugar ABC transporter ATP-binding protein, with protein sequence MADIILEMKSITKEFPGVKALDDVNLVVERGEIHALIGENGAGKSTLMNVLSGTYPVGSYTGEIYYNGELCQFKTLKDSEEKGIVIIHQELALIPLLTIGENMFLGNEKKNKYGYIDWDMTYNEAEKHMRQVGLGESAQTLIKDIGTGKQQLVEIAKAFSKNVKLLILDEPTSSLNDEDAKMLLDLLIEFKKNGLTSIIITHKLNEIIYCADKATIIRDGSTIETLVKGVDEFSEDRIIKGMVGRPMDDRYPSREHKVRREIGMEVKNWTVYHPLYHEKVVDNNISFKVHKGEVIGFSGLQGAGRTELAMSIFGRSYGTNISGELYLNGEKVELKNPEQAIHHKLAYVTEDRKVNGLILGESIRFNTTLARIDKVCAKGVIDTTAEKNVAEEMTKAMGTKTPSIEQKVGNLSGGNQQKALLGKWMFTEPDVLILDEPTRGIDVGAKYDIYCLINEMVENGKSVIMISSEMPELIGMCDRIYVMNEGELRGELDAKEATQEKIMSYIISAAN encoded by the coding sequence TTGGCTGATATTATTTTGGAAATGAAATCGATTACCAAAGAATTTCCGGGTGTAAAAGCACTGGACGATGTCAATCTGGTAGTAGAGCGGGGAGAGATTCATGCGCTGATCGGAGAAAACGGTGCGGGAAAATCGACTCTGATGAATGTGCTGTCCGGCACTTATCCTGTCGGCAGTTATACGGGTGAGATTTATTATAATGGGGAGCTTTGTCAGTTTAAGACACTGAAAGACAGTGAAGAAAAGGGAATCGTGATCATTCATCAGGAATTGGCGTTGATACCGCTTCTCACGATCGGTGAGAATATGTTCCTGGGGAATGAGAAGAAGAATAAATATGGATATATCGACTGGGATATGACTTACAACGAAGCCGAGAAGCATATGCGGCAGGTGGGATTGGGAGAGTCGGCCCAGACGCTGATCAAGGATATTGGAACAGGCAAGCAGCAGCTTGTGGAGATCGCGAAGGCGTTCTCTAAAAATGTAAAACTGCTCATCCTCGATGAGCCGACGTCTTCGCTGAACGATGAAGACGCGAAAATGCTGTTAGACCTTCTGATCGAGTTCAAGAAAAATGGTCTGACCTCGATCATTATCACACATAAATTAAACGAGATCATCTATTGTGCGGATAAGGCGACAATCATCCGCGACGGTTCCACGATTGAGACGCTTGTAAAAGGCGTGGATGAGTTCAGTGAGGATCGTATTATCAAGGGGATGGTCGGACGCCCGATGGATGACCGCTATCCCTCCCGTGAGCACAAAGTGCGCAGGGAGATTGGGATGGAAGTTAAAAACTGGACGGTTTACCATCCGCTCTATCATGAGAAAGTTGTGGACAATAACATTTCTTTTAAAGTACATAAAGGAGAAGTCATTGGCTTCTCAGGACTTCAGGGTGCGGGCCGTACGGAGCTTGCCATGTCTATTTTCGGAAGGAGTTATGGCACGAACATCAGCGGGGAGCTTTATCTGAACGGAGAGAAAGTGGAGCTGAAAAATCCGGAGCAGGCAATCCATCATAAGCTCGCCTACGTAACGGAGGACAGAAAGGTCAATGGCCTGATTCTCGGCGAATCTATCCGGTTTAATACGACGCTTGCCCGGATCGACAAAGTCTGCGCCAAAGGCGTGATCGATACGACGGCTGAGAAAAACGTAGCCGAAGAGATGACGAAGGCGATGGGGACGAAAACGCCGTCCATTGAGCAGAAAGTCGGCAATCTGTCCGGCGGCAACCAGCAGAAAGCGCTGCTCGGTAAATGGATGTTCACAGAGCCGGATGTGCTCATTCTCGATGAGCCGACGCGAGGTATCGATGTTGGTGCCAAGTATGATATATACTGCCTGATCAATGAGATGGTGGAAAACGGAAAATCTGTGATTATGATTTCCTCCGAGATGCCGGAGCTGATCGGCATGTGCGACCGCATCTATGTAATGAATGAAGGAGAGCTTCGGGGAGAACTCGATGCGAAGGAAGCGACTCAGGAGAAAATCATGAGCTATATCATCAGTGCTGCCAATTAA
- a CDS encoding helix-turn-helix domain-containing protein, with protein sequence MYKIMLADDEGIVIDSLKFIIGKEFGDECIVEYAKTGRSVIELAEKFRPDIAIMDIQMPGINGIEAMKEIRKSNDHVLFIVMSAYDKFDYAQEAIKLGVLEFMTKPMERTKIVSVLKKGMEIIEQEREKRSNDLLVKEKLETVEPIIESGLIYNILFQERFEEDIDNYKTILGIDKSHAYMISIVCGDSQVGSHMTNAVGSSVKMQRHYQEVRRYVKEYFDCIVGTVMANKLAVLVPYEKERMDYNERIGLIDRARELARHMGKRIGISFRIGIGRVGKLTEMSKSHSEALNALLMTTGSVAHADDLPIGCDYEEDYPIQLEQRMFDEIEKGKVDNVASSANLFFDWMLENTREDLMEIRLKILEFALWAEHLAYLKGGMTYQFDSRQDYLPAVMGTEDADVLRNWFVEKTTGACRNISGKREEKSNSVVETAETYIKNNFNKDISLDEVSRVVNISPYYFSRIFKEGTGTNFIEYVTNIRIEKAKELLGTTEYSMKEICTMCGYADPNYFSRSFKKRVGVTPTEYKGGGREEL encoded by the coding sequence ATGTATAAAATCATGCTGGCAGACGATGAGGGGATCGTGATCGATTCCCTGAAATTTATTATCGGAAAAGAATTCGGGGACGAGTGTATCGTGGAATATGCCAAGACAGGAAGAAGCGTCATTGAGCTGGCGGAGAAATTTCGTCCGGATATTGCGATCATGGATATTCAGATGCCGGGAATCAATGGGATCGAAGCCATGAAAGAGATCCGCAAGAGCAACGATCATGTTCTTTTTATCGTGATGTCTGCTTACGATAAGTTTGATTATGCCCAGGAAGCGATTAAGCTGGGCGTTCTGGAGTTTATGACGAAACCGATGGAACGCACGAAGATCGTGTCAGTGCTGAAAAAAGGGATGGAGATAATCGAACAGGAGCGGGAGAAACGGAGCAATGATTTGCTCGTCAAAGAAAAGCTGGAAACCGTGGAGCCGATCATCGAGAGCGGACTGATCTATAATATCTTGTTTCAGGAGCGGTTCGAGGAAGACATTGACAACTATAAAACGATATTGGGGATCGACAAAAGTCATGCCTATATGATTTCTATCGTCTGCGGAGACAGTCAGGTTGGAAGCCATATGACGAACGCAGTCGGCAGCAGTGTAAAGATGCAGCGGCATTATCAGGAAGTGCGCAGATATGTCAAGGAATATTTCGACTGTATAGTGGGTACGGTGATGGCAAACAAACTGGCGGTGCTCGTTCCATATGAGAAAGAACGGATGGATTATAATGAACGGATCGGGCTGATTGACAGAGCGAGAGAGCTTGCCCGCCATATGGGAAAGCGGATCGGCATCAGCTTCCGCATCGGTATCGGCAGAGTGGGAAAACTGACAGAAATGTCGAAATCTCACAGTGAAGCATTAAACGCTCTGCTGATGACGACAGGGAGTGTGGCTCATGCAGATGATCTGCCGATCGGCTGTGACTATGAGGAAGACTATCCAATCCAACTGGAGCAGCGTATGTTTGATGAGATCGAAAAGGGAAAGGTTGACAATGTGGCCTCTTCGGCGAATCTCTTTTTTGACTGGATGCTGGAAAATACAAGAGAGGATCTGATGGAGATCCGTCTGAAAATATTGGAGTTTGCACTTTGGGCGGAACACCTTGCCTATCTCAAAGGCGGTATGACTTACCAGTTTGACTCCAGACAGGATTACCTGCCTGCGGTCATGGGCACGGAGGATGCAGATGTACTCAGAAACTGGTTTGTGGAGAAAACGACAGGCGCCTGCCGGAATATTTCAGGGAAACGGGAGGAAAAGTCGAACAGTGTCGTTGAGACTGCGGAAACCTATATAAAAAATAACTTTAATAAAGACATATCTCTGGATGAGGTGTCCAGAGTGGTTAATATCAGCCCCTATTATTTCAGCCGGATATTTAAAGAGGGCACCGGGACAAATTTCATCGAGTATGTGACAAATATTCGCATCGAGAAAGCGAAGGAGCTGCTCGGTACGACCGAATATTCGATGAAGGAGATCTGTACGATGTGTGGATATGCGGACCCGAATTATTTCAGTCGGTCGTTTAAGAAGAGAGTCGGAGTGACGCCGACAGAGTACAAGGGAGGAGGCAGGGAAGAACTATGA
- a CDS encoding sugar ABC transporter permease, protein MSTNQENQSGGEFKLGAFLTKYSMVIALVIVFILFYFLTGGRLLYAQNMSNLLLQNGYVLVMACGMLLCILTGGNIDLSVGSVICMVGGVAAVLITNHGFNIYLTILICLLLGLAAGIWQGYWIGYVRIPPFITTLGGMFIFRGLGRLILDSKTVSVQDQTFLNIFTAYIKIPGLDTESRILSPLVVGVIVVAFIIYSTIASRKNKAKKGYRQNSMLADFGSSGLISVVLLAYCYLLCQYKGISVMLLWVVAVCLIYHFITSKTAFGRYFYAVGGNEKATQLSGINTNKVYFIAYSNMGLLAGLCGLLCLARVGSVNGSTGTSFEMDAIGSCFIGGASAYGGSGTVPGVIIGALLLGVINMGMSIMGIGDSWQYVVKGGVLLIAVIFDVVSSRKSGK, encoded by the coding sequence ATGTCAACGAATCAAGAAAACCAGAGCGGCGGTGAATTTAAATTAGGCGCTTTTTTGACAAAATACAGTATGGTCATCGCGCTTGTTATCGTATTTATTCTGTTTTATTTTCTGACAGGCGGCCGCCTGTTGTATGCACAGAACATGTCAAACCTTCTGCTTCAGAATGGGTATGTGCTTGTCATGGCCTGCGGTATGCTGCTTTGCATCCTCACAGGTGGTAACATTGACCTTTCGGTCGGTTCTGTCATCTGTATGGTTGGGGGTGTGGCGGCAGTGCTGATCACCAATCATGGATTCAACATTTATCTGACAATTCTCATCTGTCTTCTGCTTGGTCTTGCAGCCGGTATTTGGCAGGGGTATTGGATCGGTTATGTGCGGATTCCGCCTTTTATTACGACTCTGGGCGGCATGTTTATCTTCCGTGGTCTGGGCCGGCTGATCCTTGACAGCAAGACTGTGTCTGTGCAGGATCAGACATTTCTGAATATTTTTACGGCTTATATTAAGATTCCCGGACTTGACACGGAGAGCCGTATTTTATCTCCGCTTGTCGTCGGTGTTATTGTCGTGGCCTTTATTATTTACAGCACCATTGCTTCCCGCAAAAACAAGGCGAAAAAAGGGTATCGCCAGAACAGTATGCTGGCTGATTTTGGCAGCAGCGGACTGATTTCTGTTGTGTTGTTGGCTTATTGTTACCTGTTGTGCCAGTATAAGGGGATTTCTGTGATGCTCCTGTGGGTCGTTGCAGTCTGCCTGATCTATCATTTCATTACATCCAAGACGGCGTTCGGACGTTATTTTTATGCGGTGGGAGGTAATGAGAAGGCGACTCAGCTCTCAGGTATCAATACGAATAAAGTGTATTTTATTGCTTATTCCAATATGGGCCTGCTGGCCGGTCTCTGCGGTCTGCTCTGCCTTGCCCGTGTCGGCTCTGTCAACGGCTCCACCGGAACTTCTTTTGAGATGGATGCCATCGGTTCCTGCTTTATCGGCGGAGCTTCCGCATACGGCGGGAGCGGTACGGTTCCGGGCGTTATCATCGGTGCGCTTCTGCTCGGCGTCATCAACATGGGAATGTCGATCATGGGTATCGGCGATTCGTGGCAGTATGTGGTAAAGGGCGGCGTCCTGCTGATCGCAGTTATCTTTGACGTTGTTTCCAGCCGCAAGAGTGGAAAATAG
- a CDS encoding amino acid-binding protein produces MLKQVSIFAENKKGTFRSITEILQREDINILGSATIDGVDFGTVRMIVSDTEKALAALKEAGFLCRATNIIGVEVEDKTGSLNYLLQELSYGNINLDYTYLCFNRETGMPIIILHTDDIYEVENHLKSKGFAVQ; encoded by the coding sequence ATGTTAAAACAAGTTTCAATTTTTGCTGAAAACAAAAAGGGGACTTTCCGCTCAATTACTGAAATCCTGCAGCGAGAAGACATCAACATTCTCGGCTCCGCCACTATAGACGGCGTCGATTTCGGGACAGTGCGCATGATCGTATCCGACACGGAAAAGGCGCTTGCCGCGCTCAAGGAAGCCGGTTTCCTGTGCAGAGCCACCAATATTATCGGTGTGGAAGTAGAGGATAAGACAGGCAGCCTGAATTATCTGCTGCAGGAGCTCTCCTATGGAAACATCAATCTCGATTACACATATCTGTGTTTTAACCGGGAAACGGGAATGCCAATCATCATCCTTCATACGGACGATATTTACGAAGTCGAAAATCATCTCAAATCAAAAGGATTCGCCGTTCAATAA
- a CDS encoding NYN domain-containing protein: MDNLQKIVLLIDADNTQLSKLEAVIREISTHGRIVVKRAYGNWKKEALKNWENELKRLAIKAEQQFDYVSGKNATDMALVIDTLDLLHTDIYDAFVIVASDSDYTPLSIRLHESGVFVIGVGEKKTPAAFRNACDEFVFLENLEKGTEAKTQPHNNAKPGKKKGKNKESSENGEALDGFQEIHNLLKIASDKYQDDDGYVNVSSAGTFIKRAKPDFDSRTYGFSKLPQLLEAFPDKYEIKKYSGKGTVTIIAYKCL; encoded by the coding sequence ATGGACAATTTACAGAAAATCGTACTTTTAATTGACGCAGACAATACACAGTTGTCCAAGTTGGAAGCCGTGATCCGGGAGATTTCCACGCATGGCCGGATCGTTGTAAAGAGAGCGTATGGGAACTGGAAAAAAGAAGCCTTAAAAAACTGGGAGAATGAGTTGAAGAGGCTGGCTATCAAGGCGGAACAGCAGTTTGATTATGTTTCCGGCAAGAATGCGACTGATATGGCGCTTGTGATCGACACATTGGATTTATTGCACACGGATATATATGACGCTTTTGTCATCGTTGCCAGTGACAGTGATTATACGCCGCTTTCAATCAGGCTGCATGAATCGGGTGTATTTGTGATCGGAGTGGGGGAGAAGAAGACTCCGGCGGCTTTTCGTAACGCCTGTGATGAATTTGTTTTTCTGGAAAACCTTGAAAAAGGAACGGAGGCGAAAACTCAGCCGCACAACAACGCGAAACCAGGCAAGAAAAAAGGAAAAAATAAAGAAAGCAGTGAAAATGGAGAAGCGCTGGACGGATTTCAGGAGATCCATAACCTGTTAAAGATTGCATCGGACAAATATCAGGATGATGACGGTTATGTCAATGTCAGCTCTGCCGGGACATTTATCAAAAGAGCCAAGCCGGATTTTGATTCTAGGACGTATGGCTTTTCCAAGCTGCCTCAGTTATTGGAGGCATTTCCGGATAAGTATGAGATAAAAAAATATTCCGGGAAAGGAACGGTTACTATCATTGCCTATAAATGTTTGTAA